The genomic DNA GACCGGCTTGCCGGTAAAGGGCGGGCACGGTGCACGCAGGATGTAGTCGAAGCAGCGGTGCCGGTCCAGCAGCCCCATGTCACGCCCCAGCATGGCCAGGATGCGCATGCGTGCGCAGCCGGGGATCGTGCGCAGCGCACGCGCCAGCTGGAAGCCGTCCAGGTATTGCAGGTCCATGCCCAGCACGGCCACCGAAGGGAAGAAGGTGCGGGCCTTGTCCAGCGCCGACACGCCATCGAACGCCAGGCGCACCGTGAAACCGGACGTGACGAACACGCGCGCCAGCGCCTCGGCCGCCGCGCGGTCGCCGCAGGCGACCAGGATGCGGTCGCCTGGCCTGAAAGGAGTAATCAGCGTGGCAGTCATCATCGTCTCCAGCCTGTCGTGCGACGGGTATGCCTCGTTGCCGTGGCGAAAAACCTGCCTGGCGTGTATCCGTGCATGCATGTCGCCGACAGATTCATATGTGCTCCATTCTGCGCTATCCTGTCCTTTCCACCAAGGGGACAGCATGCGTGTCACTGTCAGCTTACCATTGCGCGACCGCGATCAGGCGGCTCATTTGCTGGCCGATCGTCTTGGCGCGTGGCGTGGCCGCAACCCGCTGGTGCTGGCGATCCCGCGCGGCGCCGTGCCGATGGGCCGCATCCTGGCCGACCGCCTCGGTGGCCAGCTCGACGTGGTACTGGTCCGTAAGATCGCGTCCGCCATCGATCCGGAGCTGGCCGTCGGCGCCGTGGACGAGCATGGCAACCGCGAGCTGGCGCCCTGGTTCCACCGGGCCCGCACCAGCATGGACTGGGTCGAGCAGCAGACGAGCGAACAGATCGCGTTGATGCGGCAGCGCCGCGCCGCCTATGGCCCGGCCGCGCCGGTCGCGGGCCGCTGCGCCATCGTGGTCGATGACGGCCTGGCCACCGGCTCGACGATGGCCGCGGCCCTGCGCGCGCTGCGCGTGCAGCAACCGGAACGGCTGGTCGTCGCCGTCCCTGTCGCTTCGCGCGAGGCATTGGCGCTGATCGCGCCGCTGTGCGACGAGACCGTGTGCCTGGCGGTGCCGCCCGACTTCACGGCGGTCAGCCGCTGCTACGAGGATTTCCCGCAAGTGGAGGACGCCGCCGCCATCGCCCTGCTGCGCCCTTAAGCGAGCGCCGTGTCCAGCACCATCATCAGGATGAAGCCGAACACCACGGCGCACGAGGCACTGGTCGCATTGCCGTTGCGATGCGATTCCGGCACCACGTCGTGCGCGATGACGAACAGCATGGCCCGGCCGCCAGCGCCAGGCCCACGGCAGCAGGCCGCGGGCGTATTCGATCAGCACGGCGCCGCTGACGGCGGCCACCGGCTCGATCAGCCCGGAGGCCACGCCCAGCGCGCACGCGAACAGCCGGCCGTAGCCGACCGTGCGCAACGCCAGCGCCACCACCAGGCCTTCCGGCACGTCCTGGATCGAGATGCCGGTGGCCAGGCTGTGCGCCTTGACGGGATCGACGCCGGCATAGGCCACGCCGATGGCCAGCCCTTCCGGCAGGTTGTGGATGGCCACGGCCGCGACGAACAGCCAGGCACGCTTGAGCGAATCGCTGCGCGCGGGGTCGGCGCCATCGAGCAGGGATTCGTGTCGTGCGACCCGGTCCAGCAGCAATACCAGGCCCATGCCCAGCACGATGCCGCCGCCGACCGTCAGGCTGGCGCCGAACGGGCTCGCGCCGGCGCCCTTGGCCGCGGCAATGGCCGGGATCACGAGCGAAAAGGCCGTCGCCGCCAGCATCACGCCGGCGCCGAAGCCCAGGAAACCATCGTAGGTCCGTTGCGAGAACTTCTGCGACAGCAGCACGGGCAAGGTGCCCAGCGCCGTCGCCAGCGCCGCCATGGCGCCCCCCATCAGGGCGCCATGGACGCGGCCGTCGAAGGCCTGCACTTCGCCCACGATATCGTCCAGCAATGCCAGCGCACCGGCGAGGCAAATCGCCGCGCCCAGTGCCAGGCGCAAGTTCTGCGGGAACGCGCGGGCAATCTGCATGGTCAGCCTTTCGTGTAATCGCCGTCACCGCCCGGAGCGGTCTTCGGGCCACCGCTGGCGGAGGCCGAATCGATCTGGCCCGGATCGGCCATCATGCCCAGTTCCGCGCCCGTCAGCGGGTCGACGGTCGGGTTCGACTGCGTGCGCAGGCCCATCTGATTCAGCACCTCGGCATCCTTGGCCGGCAGTTCGACCGACGATTCGCCGCCGCCGCCATCCACGCCCATCTGCTGGTCGCGGTCGGACACCACGTTCCACTTCGAACCGCTGTTCCACGAGCCATTGATTTCCGGGCCGCCCTGCGACATGTTGAAGTAGACGCTGGCAAACTCGGGCCGGCCGGCCAGCTTGCCCGGAGGGAAGTTCGGCTGGATCGAGTACAGCGCCTTCTCGAACGATTTCTGGTGCGCGATCTCGCGCGTCATCAGGAAGCCCAGCGCTTCCTTGACGCCCGGGTCGTCGGTCAGGTTGATCAGGCGTTCGTAGACGATCTTGGCGCGCGCCTCGGCCGCGATGTTCGAGCGCAGGTCGGCGGTCGGCTCGGAGATGCTGTCGATATAAGCCGCCGTCCACGGCACGCCGGCCGAATTGGTCAGCGGCGCGCCGGCGCCGTACAGCACCTGCGTGATGTGGCTGTCATTGCCCGCGCCGGTGATCTTGCGATACAGCTCGCCCTCCTCTTCCACGCCTTCGGCCAGCGCGCCCTTGGCACCCTTGTTCAGCATCACGACGATATTGCCGATCACTTCCAGGTGGCTGAGCTCCTCGGTGGCGATATCGAACAGCATGTCTTTGCGGCCGGGATCGTCCTCGGCAACGGCCTGGGTGAAGTAGCGCATCGCCGCGGCCAGTTCGCCCTGCGGGCCGCCGAACTGTTCGAGCATCAGGTTCGCCAGACCCGGGTTGGGGCCGCTGACGCGGACGGTGTACTGGAGACGCTTATTATGTGCAAACATTCGTGATTCCTCCTGTCGGTTGGCATTGAAGAGGCACGGCGTCGCGCCGGCGGCAAGCCGGAGCGCGCTGGGCACCTGCGACACATGATCGCCCGCACAGTCCGGCGCAGCTATAGGATTGCTCCGTAGCTGCGTGTAGGACATCTTCAGGCAGGATTGAAACAAATTACCAGCGTCAACTCGATGGCCGGCTGCCGTATCAATGTGCCATGAAGCGCAGGCCGCCGGCGCGCGACAGAGGCAAGACCAGGCCGCTGGCGTCGACCGCCTCGTCGCTGAACGGCCGCACGATGATGTCGACGATGAGCGCCGGTCCGCCATGCTGGCAGGGCGCGAGCGCCGCATGGCCGTCGCTATTGACACCCAGGGCACGGCTCGGCACACTCTGCCGGCACGCCAGCCGGCGCCGCCCCACCCGACCAGGAGAATCCGATGGTTCGCGACGAACAGACGCTGACCCTGCTGACCGACAGCATCCGCCGCTTCGTGCGCGCGGTGCTGGTGCCGGCCGAAGCGCAAGTCGCCGAGAGCGACGAGATCCCGCCCGCTATCGTCCAGCAGATGCGCGAGCTGGGCCTGTTCGGCCTGGCTATCCCCGAGCAATACGGCGGCCTGGCGCTGACGATGGAAGAAGAGGTGCGCGTCGCCTTCGAACTGGCCTGGACCTCGCCCGCCTTCCGTTCGCTGATCGGCACCAACAACGGTATCGGCGCGCAGGGCATCGTCATCGACGGCACCGACGAGCAGAAGCAGCGCTGGCTGCCGCGGCTGGCCTCCGGCGACATCATCGGTTCGTTCGCGCTGACCGAGCCGGAGTCCGGCTCGGATGCCGCCTCGCTGCGCACCACGGCGGTGCGCGACGGCGACCATTACGTCATCAACGGCACCAAGCGCTACATCACCAATGCGCCGGAAGCGTCGATTTTCACGGTGATGGCACGCACCGACCCGCAGCGCCAGGGCGCCGGCGCCATCTCTGCCTTCGTCGTCGAGCGCGGCACGCACGGGCTGTCGCTGGGCAAGACCGACCGGAAGATGGGCCAGCGCGGCGCCCACACCTGCGATGTCGTCTTCGAGAACTGCCGCGTGCCGGCCGCGAACCTGATCGGCGGCGTCGAGGGCGTCGGCTTCAAGACGGCGATGAAGGTGCTGGACAAGGGCCGCCTGCACATCGCCGCCGTCTGCGTGGGCGCGGCCGAGCGCATGCTGCACGACGCGCTCGCCTACGCCATGGAACGGCGCCAGTTCGGCCAGCCGATCGCCGAGTTCCAGCTGGTGCAGGCCATGCTGGCCGACAGCCGCACCGAGATTTACGCGGCCAGGTGCATGGTGCTGGACGCGGCGCGCCGCCGCGACGAGGGCCTGGACGTGTCGACCGAAGCCTCGTGCTGCAAGTTGTTCGCCTCCGAGATGTGCGGCCGCGTGGCCGACCGCAGCGTCCAGATCCACGGCGGCGCCGGCTACGTGGCGGACTACGCGGCCGAGCGCTTCTACCGCGACGTGCGCCTGTTCCGCATCTACGAGGGCACCTCGCAGATCCAGCAGCTCGTCATCGCCCGCAACATGATGCGCGAGCACCGTGGCTGATCTCGACGTCCCCACCCTGCTG from Pseudoduganella armeniaca includes the following:
- a CDS encoding phosphoribosyltransferase; the encoded protein is MLADRLGAWRGRNPLVLAIPRGAVPMGRILADRLGGQLDVVLVRKIASAIDPELAVGAVDEHGNRELAPWFHRARTSMDWVEQQTSEQIALMRQRRAAYGPAAPVAGRCAIVVDDGLATGSTMAAALRALRVQQPERLVVAVPVASREALALIAPLCDETVCLAVPPDFTAVSRCYEDFPQVEDAAAIALLRP
- a CDS encoding manganese catalase family protein, with translation MFAHNKRLQYTVRVSGPNPGLANLMLEQFGGPQGELAAAMRYFTQAVAEDDPGRKDMLFDIATEELSHLEVIGNIVVMLNKGAKGALAEGVEEEGELYRKITGAGNDSHITQVLYGAGAPLTNSAGVPWTAAYIDSISEPTADLRSNIAAEARAKIVYERLINLTDDPGVKEALGFLMTREIAHQKSFEKALYSIQPNFPPGKLAGRPEFASVYFNMSQGGPEINGSWNSGSKWNVVSDRDQQMGVDGGGGESSVELPAKDAEVLNQMGLRTQSNPTVDPLTGAELGMMADPGQIDSASASGGPKTAPGGDGDYTKG
- a CDS encoding acyl-CoA dehydrogenase family protein, coding for MVRDEQTLTLLTDSIRRFVRAVLVPAEAQVAESDEIPPAIVQQMRELGLFGLAIPEQYGGLALTMEEEVRVAFELAWTSPAFRSLIGTNNGIGAQGIVIDGTDEQKQRWLPRLASGDIIGSFALTEPESGSDAASLRTTAVRDGDHYVINGTKRYITNAPEASIFTVMARTDPQRQGAGAISAFVVERGTHGLSLGKTDRKMGQRGAHTCDVVFENCRVPAANLIGGVEGVGFKTAMKVLDKGRLHIAAVCVGAAERMLHDALAYAMERRQFGQPIAEFQLVQAMLADSRTEIYAARCMVLDAARRRDEGLDVSTEASCCKLFASEMCGRVADRSVQIHGGAGYVADYAAERFYRDVRLFRIYEGTSQIQQLVIARNMMREHRG
- a CDS encoding response regulator; this translates as MMTATLITPFRPGDRILVACGDRAAAEALARVFVTSGFTVRLAFDGVSALDKARTFFPSVAVLGMDLQYLDGFQLARALRTIPGCARMRILAMLGRDMGLLDRHRCFDYILRAPCPPFTGKPVWKLDGDGLAVKPTIGW